One genomic window of Vibrio rhizosphaerae includes the following:
- a CDS encoding amino acid adenylation domain-containing protein, with protein sequence MNSFSQSRLLQSLESVAVKSCQKTAVIYQNQAVTYSELYALADLYRHRLHRSSPGSHYVYLYLDKGIELIAAILAVIQSGRAFIPVDANTPLLRLNQILEDVADAFVLTEKRLAANIDSRIPFDCLDQAIEGEDISLPPQKATTDRSSCYAIYTSGSTGRPKGAIISHQALLNVIEQSIADMAIESDSKILQFSSIGFDVSVWEIFTSLLSGSILVIATNEQRYDLDALQTLIHDKAVDTTFFMSTFLTHLQPEQFPTIKTVVTGGEMFGEKIVEQWADDKALFYVYGPTECAIFQSIVRCDNNGSSVPTVGHPIANMRFHLYDVAENEWDVFELGISGIGVGHGYLNREKLTKEKFVQDHQAGVIYLTGDLIKRRPDGEFDFYGRKDRQIKIQGYRVEIGEIEKTILRQPGVESCCVVVVALAQSKLLYAYIVLVADSGVTEASLLDALKEELPGYMIPAQVELMDRLPKNQNGKIDRNQLKAQATETLRNHSTPSSKVLTEHEAILAAYWKKLLKVETVSQEDDFFLLGGTSVLAIRLVAELSGYALKFSDILELRTLAKMAEKMVSFVPVTEAATAVNIQIGKTKSTHTQASIWFACLSSERTDIYDLSYAYQLQGNIDCALLLKTLTTLLNKHESLRTSLRLEGENVLLRVGEANMIRQHDLSGECAEIVHQRVEEALRKPLDIENDIFSAVDVFDTGDEIFLVMKVHHTIYDGWSHDVFLKELESVYLGYCHGDESVAVEGALPVASIYQPKMVTDAEKEDAWLYWRQILSHGAVATVPACTGQTSFPSGHGGQHSRKLDDRLVASIQQFAFDNKQTLFVVLTSLVQLVIRSYSISEQVRLGTVRANREQKAHLHQIGLYAETFLLNNVITEQSSLSHVVSACERNLIESARHDCIPYIELVSEFPSAAIQYWVTVVDPEFEPFHGEASIQWKKLPLQVETNLFDLSFIFESVNNDIYLNLVFARNLYSEDKVSEILARFEQITTCFLEEPETSFSALSENFMFSVRNESAHE encoded by the coding sequence ATGAACTCATTTAGTCAAAGTCGCTTACTTCAGTCTCTGGAAAGTGTTGCGGTGAAGTCTTGTCAGAAAACAGCGGTCATCTACCAGAATCAGGCGGTGACTTACTCGGAATTGTATGCCTTGGCAGACCTGTATCGACATCGGCTCCATCGCAGTTCCCCCGGTAGTCATTATGTTTATCTGTATCTGGATAAAGGCATTGAACTCATCGCCGCAATTCTGGCTGTGATTCAATCGGGTCGGGCATTTATCCCGGTTGATGCCAATACACCGTTGCTTCGGCTGAATCAGATTCTGGAGGATGTGGCGGATGCGTTTGTACTGACAGAAAAACGTCTGGCCGCCAATATTGATAGCCGGATTCCTTTTGACTGTCTTGACCAAGCAATCGAGGGAGAGGACATATCTCTGCCGCCCCAAAAAGCCACAACAGACCGTTCGAGTTGTTATGCTATTTATACCTCAGGCAGTACCGGCCGTCCCAAAGGCGCCATTATTTCTCATCAGGCATTGTTGAATGTGATTGAGCAGTCGATTGCTGATATGGCGATAGAGAGTGACAGTAAAATCCTGCAGTTCTCCTCGATTGGATTTGATGTTTCAGTGTGGGAAATTTTCACATCACTGTTGAGTGGCAGCATCCTTGTGATCGCGACCAATGAGCAGCGTTATGATTTGGATGCCCTTCAAACACTGATTCATGACAAGGCGGTGGATACGACCTTTTTTATGTCGACTTTCTTAACCCATTTGCAGCCGGAGCAATTTCCAACTATTAAAACGGTGGTAACTGGCGGAGAGATGTTTGGTGAAAAGATTGTAGAGCAGTGGGCCGATGATAAGGCGTTGTTCTACGTGTATGGTCCCACCGAATGTGCCATTTTCCAGTCCATTGTGCGATGTGATAACAATGGTTCATCGGTGCCCACGGTCGGACACCCGATTGCCAATATGCGTTTTCATCTTTACGACGTCGCCGAGAACGAGTGGGATGTCTTTGAATTGGGGATCTCGGGGATTGGCGTCGGACACGGCTATTTGAACCGGGAAAAACTGACGAAAGAGAAATTTGTTCAGGATCATCAGGCTGGCGTGATTTATCTGACGGGGGATCTTATCAAAAGGCGCCCAGACGGTGAGTTTGATTTCTATGGGCGCAAGGATCGGCAGATCAAAATACAGGGATATCGGGTCGAAATCGGAGAGATCGAAAAAACTATTCTTCGGCAGCCGGGGGTTGAATCGTGTTGTGTGGTCGTCGTGGCGTTAGCACAGTCTAAATTACTGTATGCCTATATTGTATTAGTAGCGGATTCAGGTGTGACAGAAGCTAGTCTGTTAGACGCATTAAAAGAAGAATTACCCGGATATATGATCCCCGCTCAGGTCGAGCTTATGGACCGTTTGCCTAAAAATCAAAACGGCAAGATAGACAGGAACCAGCTCAAAGCGCAGGCGACTGAAACACTGCGGAATCATTCTACACCTAGTTCGAAAGTGCTGACAGAACATGAAGCCATATTGGCGGCATATTGGAAGAAGCTGTTGAAGGTTGAAACTGTCAGTCAGGAGGATGATTTCTTTCTGTTGGGGGGCACCAGTGTTCTGGCCATTCGGCTGGTCGCGGAACTTTCCGGTTATGCGCTGAAGTTTTCAGATATTTTAGAGCTGCGAACCTTAGCCAAAATGGCGGAGAAAATGGTTTCCTTTGTTCCCGTGACTGAAGCTGCAACGGCAGTGAATATACAAATCGGAAAGACAAAATCGACCCATACACAGGCAAGCATTTGGTTTGCCTGCTTGAGCAGCGAACGGACTGATATTTATGATCTCAGCTACGCCTATCAGCTTCAAGGCAATATCGATTGTGCACTTTTGCTGAAAACCCTGACAACGCTGTTAAACAAACATGAATCATTGAGAACATCCTTAAGGCTTGAGGGTGAAAATGTCCTCCTCAGGGTTGGAGAAGCAAACATGATCCGGCAGCACGATCTGTCCGGTGAGTGTGCTGAAATTGTACATCAGCGGGTCGAAGAAGCCTTGAGAAAACCGCTTGATATTGAAAATGACATTTTCTCTGCGGTTGATGTTTTTGATACCGGTGACGAGATTTTTCTGGTGATGAAAGTGCATCACACCATCTACGACGGCTGGTCACATGATGTTTTCCTGAAGGAGCTGGAGTCAGTTTACTTGGGTTATTGTCATGGAGACGAGTCTGTAGCGGTTGAGGGCGCATTGCCTGTTGCGAGTATCTATCAGCCTAAAATGGTTACGGATGCAGAAAAAGAGGACGCTTGGCTCTATTGGCGTCAGATTCTAAGCCATGGCGCGGTGGCAACCGTGCCTGCATGTACTGGGCAGACATCGTTCCCAAGCGGGCATGGCGGTCAGCACTCCCGAAAGCTGGATGATAGATTAGTTGCCTCAATACAACAGTTTGCATTTGACAACAAACAAACCCTTTTTGTGGTGCTGACATCTCTGGTGCAACTCGTGATCCGGAGTTACAGCATCAGTGAGCAGGTGCGATTAGGGACGGTCCGGGCAAACCGTGAACAGAAGGCACACCTTCATCAAATTGGCTTATACGCTGAAACATTCTTGCTAAATAACGTGATCACTGAACAGAGTTCTCTGAGTCATGTGGTCAGTGCATGTGAGCGAAACCTGATTGAATCAGCAAGGCATGATTGTATTCCATATATTGAGTTGGTTTCTGAATTTCCGTCCGCTGCAATCCAGTACTGGGTCACGGTTGTCGACCCCGAATTTGAACCGTTTCATGGAGAGGCTTCAATCCAATGGAAAAAGTTGCCTCTTCAGGTTGAAACAAACCTGTTTGATTTGAGTTTTATTTTTGAATCTGTAAACAACGACATTTATTTGAATTTAGTATTTGCCAGAAATTTGTACTCAGAAGACAAAGTTTCAGAAATATTAGCTCGGTTCGAACAGATCACTACATGCTTTCTGGAGGAACCTGAAACCAGTTTTTCAGCATTGTCTGAAAACTTCATGTTCTCTGTCCGGAATGAGTCTGCACATGAGTGA
- a CDS encoding non-ribosomal peptide synthetase, which yields MSVFKSVLELYCCSPSFLSEHPAIYTDSGVVSYRELEYRANAVRELLFRHGVCQGDIVSVCLPKSADAVAVMLGVMKAGAVYHPLNFDAPSERNHRIMADVQPKIIVHTDSTCCYTRDYPVITLSVDLPSEHSNRDALIHPRDAAYVVSTSGSTGHPNSVLIRHESIENYITWKLAYYQFHAGSMKLQFAPLSFDSAISDILSMLCCGGALYLVSADKRANCDYIMELIGRYPITSFAIVPSLYKRLLCFSDDVVHSLDTITLAGEEVTAEILAEHQRQFPDVRVVNEYGPCECTIGVVASDVTHHAGSETPPIGRAITNTEVFIRDAEPDEAGRYIGEICIVGISVGNGYLGRESETRLKFLHHPDTDEPYYCTGDLGYVNAAGELVFAGRKERTVKVAGNRVNLIEVETAMNQVQGISQSAVIFHEERLKALCVADRTVASIRHALSELIPDYMIPSVIQLSDILPISPNGKKDYHQITDIFSRQNKQMNMADLRVENVVIQHWKAVLNIPSCRLTDNFFDIGGNSLLFIDLIMDITKAFDISIDLSQLLEKLTLQEQISYIENLIKDKSKEINE from the coding sequence ATGTCAGTTTTTAAAAGTGTGCTAGAGCTATATTGTTGCTCGCCAAGTTTTCTCAGTGAACATCCTGCAATTTATACGGATAGCGGGGTGGTGTCATATCGTGAATTAGAGTATCGGGCAAATGCTGTTCGGGAACTTTTATTCCGACATGGGGTTTGTCAGGGAGACATTGTTAGTGTTTGTCTGCCTAAATCTGCAGATGCAGTAGCGGTCATGCTTGGTGTTATGAAGGCTGGAGCGGTATATCACCCCCTTAATTTCGATGCCCCGTCTGAGCGAAATCATCGGATTATGGCCGATGTCCAACCGAAGATCATCGTCCATACCGATAGTACATGCTGTTATACCAGAGACTATCCGGTGATCACTCTTTCAGTCGATCTTCCGAGTGAGCATTCGAATCGAGATGCGCTCATTCACCCCAGAGATGCGGCTTATGTTGTCTCGACGTCGGGTTCGACAGGGCATCCGAATTCAGTTTTGATCCGTCATGAATCGATTGAAAATTATATTACCTGGAAGCTGGCGTATTACCAGTTTCATGCCGGGAGTATGAAATTACAGTTTGCTCCCTTGTCGTTTGATAGCGCAATCTCAGATATTTTATCGATGTTGTGTTGTGGCGGTGCTTTGTATTTGGTTTCGGCAGACAAGCGTGCGAACTGCGACTATATCATGGAGCTGATCGGTCGGTATCCCATCACGTCGTTTGCCATTGTCCCAAGCCTATATAAGCGCCTGTTGTGCTTTTCCGATGATGTGGTGCATTCCCTGGATACGATCACACTTGCCGGGGAAGAGGTCACGGCAGAGATATTGGCGGAGCACCAGCGTCAATTTCCAGATGTCAGGGTAGTGAATGAGTATGGTCCATGTGAGTGTACGATTGGGGTTGTGGCATCGGATGTCACGCATCACGCAGGTTCGGAAACACCACCTATTGGCCGAGCCATTACCAATACTGAGGTGTTTATCCGTGATGCAGAGCCGGATGAAGCCGGGCGATATATCGGAGAAATTTGTATTGTTGGTATCAGTGTAGGAAATGGTTATTTAGGGAGAGAGTCGGAAACACGTCTAAAGTTTCTGCACCATCCGGACACAGATGAACCATATTACTGCACGGGAGATCTGGGGTATGTGAATGCAGCTGGCGAGCTGGTATTTGCCGGCCGGAAAGAGCGCACAGTCAAGGTTGCTGGAAACCGTGTCAATCTTATTGAAGTTGAGACAGCCATGAATCAAGTACAAGGCATTTCGCAATCAGCCGTTATTTTTCATGAAGAGCGGTTAAAAGCACTTTGTGTGGCAGACCGAACTGTGGCATCTATTCGCCACGCACTGTCCGAGCTTATTCCGGACTATATGATACCTTCGGTCATTCAATTGTCGGACATTTTGCCGATCAGCCCAAATGGCAAGAAAGATTACCATCAGATAACGGATATATTCTCACGGCAGAACAAGCAAATGAATATGGCTGATTTACGGGTCGAAAATGTCGTAATACAGCACTGGAAAGCAGTATTAAATATTCCATCTTGCAGGCTGACTGACAACTTTTTTGATATTGGTGGGAATTCTCTCCTATTTATCGATTTAATCATGGATATAACCAAAGCTTTTGATATCAGTATTGACCTTTCACAACTGCTGGAAAAGTTAACGCTTCAGGAACAAATATCCTACATTGAGAACTTAATAAAAGATAAATCTAAGGAAATAAATGAATAA
- a CDS encoding MFS transporter, with amino-acid sequence MNNENAISKNKNFLLLIQGMFISVFGAQCYFIAESLVVKHQTESGLMVGVTLALSAIPYLIFGTLGGAFADRYNRKNIIVWCDVISALAVLSLAFALFLEIDFLVVPSVILAGVTLNIVMCFFNPASRAMMPMLVDKSQLLKANSLFRTLKNISEVLGQSCAGFLYTLLGPAMLFFINGITYLSSAASESRIKVASPEHAADESQDEQRLGDHIKEGFSIAAKVPGLLAVIIALGLMDLFLAPLMTFLPFFVENSLGLSTYWFGIMFAALSVGAVLGSSLSSLIKIPERVAPVLIPAFLVGTGLSRLFMGLSGSPWLVFICILMETATAVIFSIRAEVIIQSNVESKYHGRVFGLLGMVMGIFTPIGMALGGVLVDLAQEHLAAYITGSGIALTLIAVSFMLSRNYRQFFKVRKDESVENEQAIV; translated from the coding sequence ATGAATAACGAAAATGCAATCAGCAAGAATAAAAACTTTCTGTTGCTGATACAAGGAATGTTTATCAGTGTATTTGGTGCACAATGTTACTTTATTGCCGAATCTTTGGTTGTAAAACATCAAACGGAATCAGGTCTGATGGTCGGTGTTACGCTGGCACTTTCAGCCATTCCTTATCTAATCTTTGGGACGCTCGGTGGTGCCTTTGCTGATCGCTATAATAGAAAAAACATCATTGTATGGTGTGATGTCATTTCAGCGCTGGCTGTGTTGAGTCTGGCTTTTGCGCTTTTTCTCGAAATAGATTTTTTGGTTGTCCCTTCAGTCATCCTTGCAGGAGTTACACTGAATATTGTGATGTGTTTTTTTAACCCAGCGAGTCGGGCTATGATGCCAATGTTGGTGGATAAAAGTCAGTTGTTGAAAGCCAATTCGTTGTTTAGAACGTTAAAGAATATTAGTGAAGTTCTGGGTCAGTCTTGTGCCGGATTTCTTTATACTTTGCTGGGACCGGCAATGCTGTTTTTTATCAACGGGATCACCTATTTGTCTTCAGCTGCTTCTGAATCAAGGATTAAAGTTGCATCACCGGAACACGCTGCAGACGAATCGCAAGATGAGCAGAGGCTTGGGGATCATATAAAAGAAGGTTTTTCGATTGCCGCTAAAGTCCCAGGTCTGTTAGCTGTGATTATCGCACTGGGTCTGATGGATTTATTTCTTGCGCCATTAATGACCTTCTTACCGTTTTTTGTTGAAAACTCCCTGGGTTTGAGCACTTACTGGTTCGGGATCATGTTCGCTGCGCTTTCCGTTGGCGCTGTTTTGGGAAGTTCTCTCAGTAGCCTAATCAAAATCCCGGAACGTGTTGCTCCGGTATTGATCCCTGCATTTCTGGTCGGAACTGGTTTATCCCGATTATTCATGGGGCTTTCCGGAAGTCCTTGGCTGGTCTTTATCTGCATCCTGATGGAAACCGCGACGGCTGTTATTTTCTCCATTCGTGCAGAAGTGATTATTCAGAGTAATGTCGAGTCAAAATACCATGGTCGGGTCTTTGGGCTGCTGGGTATGGTGATGGGAATCTTTACACCTATCGGTATGGCGCTGGGCGGTGTACTGGTTGACTTAGCGCAGGAGCACTTGGCGGCATATATTACTGGCTCGGGGATAGCACTGACACTGATTGCTGTTTCATTCATGTTGAGTCGTAATTACCGGCAATTTTTCAAGGTTAGAAAGGATGAATCCGTCGAAAATGAGCAAGCAATTGTCTGA
- the rsgA gene encoding ribosome small subunit-dependent GTPase A: MDHRDLGLKHSIFQHIGEYSIEALFRVSKDYGKKYGVIGVEKGELIEREVSRLQLETDERPVIGDWVICQELQGDEVITALLPRETQLARTRSSGAQQAIAANISHIFITTSMNAEFNLNRLERYLVLAKASGVQPTVVLTKRDLVDDPSEYVNQIAQLDPSLLALPVSTQTGEGLDELLSLIQKTDTCVLIGSSGVGKSSLINFLLGEEVLETLDISDEGARGSHTTSNRFLFMLPTGGLIIDSPGLRQVGIGASTKNVEETFSDVEALADNCRYRNCTHEKEEGCAIQAALADGSLSPRRYKSYLKLMTESRYADNPEAFQRERHRQWRQVTKNRKEKEKVLGRYKEF; the protein is encoded by the coding sequence ATGGACCATCGTGACTTAGGACTGAAACATTCGATATTTCAGCATATTGGGGAATACAGCATTGAAGCGCTATTCCGAGTCTCTAAAGACTATGGAAAAAAGTACGGTGTGATCGGTGTTGAAAAAGGAGAGCTGATAGAGCGAGAGGTTTCCCGTCTTCAGCTTGAAACAGATGAGCGGCCAGTGATTGGGGACTGGGTTATTTGTCAGGAATTGCAGGGGGACGAGGTAATTACAGCGCTTTTACCGCGTGAAACTCAGCTTGCTCGGACCCGCTCCAGCGGAGCGCAGCAGGCAATCGCAGCCAATATTTCTCACATTTTCATTACGACCTCCATGAATGCTGAGTTCAATTTGAACCGTCTGGAGCGATATCTGGTCCTAGCCAAAGCTTCGGGAGTTCAGCCGACAGTTGTGCTCACAAAGCGCGATCTGGTGGATGATCCGTCTGAGTATGTCAATCAAATTGCCCAGCTTGATCCAAGTCTGTTGGCACTACCGGTCAGCACCCAAACGGGTGAAGGACTCGATGAGTTGTTGTCCTTAATTCAAAAAACAGATACCTGTGTGCTGATTGGTTCATCAGGCGTCGGAAAAAGCTCGCTGATCAACTTCTTGCTTGGTGAGGAGGTACTGGAGACTCTAGACATTAGTGATGAAGGCGCTCGGGGAAGTCATACAACGTCGAATCGATTTCTGTTCATGCTCCCGACTGGCGGGCTGATTATCGATTCTCCGGGATTACGCCAAGTTGGAATCGGGGCATCGACGAAAAATGTTGAGGAAACCTTCTCCGATGTTGAGGCGCTGGCAGATAACTGCCGTTACCGCAATTGCACCCATGAGAAGGAAGAGGGCTGTGCTATTCAGGCTGCATTGGCTGACGGTAGTCTGTCCCCCAGACGTTATAAGTCGTATCTCAAGTTGATGACGGAATCACGCTATGCGGATAATCCTGAAGCATTTCAGCGCGAGCGACACAGACAGTGGCGTCAGGTGACCAAGAATCGAAAAGAAAAAGAGAAAGTTCTGGGGCGCTACAAAGAATTTTAA
- a CDS encoding ACT domain-containing protein, with amino-acid sequence MEFTLKIYSNDIAVYRLPDLSGLSFPEDCGFFNLSVTDDEISLMCDVQRLSPEYQRWLDRKATSVSKDWFCLRVNGDLPFDIVGVIATLTGHIASIGISQFAVCTHDRDYVLVPNMQRHQVISHLKAVGYRFADCEPV; translated from the coding sequence ATGGAATTTACTTTAAAAATTTATAGCAATGACATTGCTGTCTACCGCCTGCCTGACCTTTCGGGCCTGTCATTCCCGGAGGATTGCGGATTTTTTAATTTATCCGTAACGGATGATGAAATCTCGTTAATGTGTGATGTCCAACGGTTATCGCCTGAATACCAGAGATGGCTGGACCGAAAAGCGACATCTGTCAGTAAAGACTGGTTTTGCCTGAGAGTTAATGGTGATCTGCCTTTTGATATTGTCGGTGTGATTGCGACATTAACTGGTCACATCGCCTCGATAGGTATCAGTCAGTTTGCTGTCTGTACGCATGACCGAGATTATGTTCTGGTACCGAATATGCAGCGACATCAAGTGATCTCTCACTTAAAGGCGGTTGGATATCGTTTTGCCGATTGCGAACCAGTGT